A portion of the Candidatus Krumholzibacteriota bacterium genome contains these proteins:
- a CDS encoding DsrE family protein, with protein sequence MENKKMTIGLFSGSIDRLTAAGVIVSGAAADDMDIDIFVLLQGARVFIKGMSDTPEKIGMAENEAMRDDFLKSLERLNVMPWMEFFKAAKELANVKIYVCGLAGKIWGGEKLEDFDNIVDGIVGIGECITSMEESDIHLFI encoded by the coding sequence TTGGAAAACAAGAAGATGACGATAGGGCTGTTTTCGGGGAGCATCGACAGGCTCACAGCCGCGGGAGTGATAGTCAGTGGTGCCGCCGCCGATGATATGGATATCGATATCTTTGTCCTGCTCCAGGGAGCGAGGGTTTTTATCAAAGGTATGAGTGATACGCCGGAAAAGATCGGCATGGCCGAAAATGAGGCGATGAGGGATGATTTCCTCAAGTCTCTCGAAAGACTCAATGTGATGCCATGGATGGAATTTTTCAAAGCGGCGAAAGAACTTGCCAACGTCAAGATCTATGTCTGCGGTCTTGCCGGTAAAATATGGGGTGGAGAGAAGCTTGAAGATTTCGACAATATCGTCGACGGAATCGTTGGAATAGGAGAATGTATCACTTCAATGGAAGAATCGGATATACATCTGTTCATTTAG
- a CDS encoding sulfurtransferase TusA family protein, with translation MEKEELKNLSVKKVVDARATACPGPLLAAKKAVGEIASGEILEILSSDEATQRDIPKWAQKKGHEYLGSIEDSGYFSIFMRKG, from the coding sequence ATGGAAAAGGAAGAACTGAAAAACCTGTCTGTAAAAAAGGTCGTTGATGCCAGAGCGACAGCGTGCCCCGGGCCTCTGCTCGCCGCCAAGAAAGCTGTGGGAGAGATCGCTTCGGGAGAGATATTGGAAATACTCTCTTCAGACGAAGCTACACAGAGAGATATCCCCAAGTGGGCTCAGAAAAAAGGACATGAATATCTTGGTTCCATAGAAGATTCAGGATATTTCAGCATATTCATGAGAAAAGGATAA
- a CDS encoding hydrogenase iron-sulfur subunit produces the protein MASILVFSTEKISDPAIDLAGLLKQHYPPTVHTISVPCSSGIKPAWIMRGFERGFDGVFIAADGTDCPFSETCTEKTAAIVARTHDLMEEKGIDKARLRMAAICSVCSEAFVKQVSGFSKYLEGLE, from the coding sequence ATGGCCAGTATCCTGGTCTTTTCGACTGAAAAGATATCAGACCCCGCTATCGACCTTGCCGGGTTGCTGAAGCAGCATTACCCGCCTACCGTCCATACTATCAGTGTGCCTTGCTCCAGCGGCATAAAACCCGCCTGGATCATGCGAGGGTTCGAACGGGGTTTCGACGGGGTATTTATAGCCGCCGATGGGACAGATTGTCCCTTCAGTGAGACCTGTACTGAAAAGACGGCGGCGATAGTGGCAAGGACCCACGATCTGATGGAGGAGAAAGGGATAGACAAAGCGAGATTGAGAATGGCGGCGATCTGCTCCGTCTGTTCCGAGGCATTCGTCAAGCAGGTATCAGGCTTTTCGAAATACCTGGAAGGATTGGAATAA
- a CDS encoding CoB--CoM heterodisulfide reductase iron-sulfur subunit A family protein gives MAPDAKEYDVVVIGGGIAGQESALNLANSGQRVLLVEKDLSIGGKMIHLSKVFPTLDCAACITTPKVSETARHPNITISTFSEFTGIERLSDGTFSGILTRHPRYVIEQKCTGCQDCEEACPSITADQYQYGFVGRKAAYVPFSIANPRIAAIDLENCILCGACERACPADAIDFTQKTRKTGVKAGAVIIATGFRLFDPDIIEKYGLGRYKNVITSMQMERQLVPTRPFNNVLRPKDGKIPDNIAYLLCVGSRDRTMNNPICSQVCCMYSAKQGQLLMGALPMADITVYYLHIRAFGKGFEEFYQQSIGMGVEYVKGKVGTIEEKENGDLVLRYEDMREGRVKEATHDLVVLSVGMLPNPEAGDLFNNKALELDEFGYVKQVDMLRNPACTSIEGVFVAGTASGPMDIPDSIISSGAAASEALGYLKRRS, from the coding sequence ATGGCTCCGGATGCGAAAGAATACGATGTAGTGGTGATCGGTGGCGGAATCGCCGGACAGGAGTCGGCTCTGAATCTTGCCAATTCAGGGCAGAGGGTACTCCTCGTGGAGAAAGACCTCTCGATTGGCGGAAAGATGATCCACCTGAGCAAGGTCTTCCCGACTCTGGATTGCGCCGCGTGCATAACGACCCCAAAGGTATCGGAGACAGCCAGGCATCCGAATATCACAATAAGCACCTTCAGCGAGTTCACCGGAATCGAAAGGCTTTCTGACGGCACTTTTTCCGGTATACTGACAAGGCATCCAAGGTATGTCATCGAACAGAAGTGTACAGGTTGTCAGGATTGCGAGGAAGCCTGCCCGTCGATAACGGCAGACCAGTATCAGTATGGTTTCGTTGGAAGAAAAGCGGCGTATGTCCCTTTCAGCATAGCTAATCCGAGAATAGCAGCGATAGATCTGGAAAACTGTATACTCTGCGGAGCCTGCGAAAGAGCCTGTCCCGCGGACGCGATAGATTTTACGCAAAAGACTCGGAAGACGGGAGTGAAAGCGGGGGCTGTGATTATTGCCACCGGTTTCAGGCTTTTCGACCCGGATATCATCGAAAAGTACGGGCTTGGCAGGTACAAAAACGTCATTACCTCGATGCAGATGGAAAGACAACTTGTGCCTACAAGGCCGTTCAATAACGTACTGAGGCCGAAAGACGGGAAGATACCTGACAACATAGCGTATCTCCTGTGCGTCGGATCGCGTGACAGGACAATGAACAATCCCATCTGTTCACAGGTCTGCTGCATGTATTCGGCAAAACAGGGTCAACTTCTGATGGGTGCCTTGCCGATGGCAGATATCACCGTCTACTATCTGCATATCAGGGCCTTTGGAAAGGGATTCGAGGAGTTTTACCAGCAGAGCATCGGGATGGGTGTCGAGTATGTGAAAGGCAAGGTAGGGACTATTGAGGAAAAGGAGAACGGCGACCTGGTTCTCAGGTATGAGGATATGAGAGAAGGCAGGGTCAAGGAAGCTACCCATGATCTCGTCGTACTTTCGGTCGGAATGCTCCCCAACCCGGAAGCGGGCGACCTTTTCAATAATAAAGCGCTGGAACTCGATGAATTCGGTTATGTCAAGCAGGTCGACATGCTCAGGAATCCGGCCTGTACGAGCATAGAGGGTGTATTTGTCGCAGGCACCGCATCGGGGCCGATGGATATACCCGATTCGATAATCTCATCCGGCGCGGCTGCCTCCGAGGCTCTCGGGTATCTCAAGAGGAGATCATGA
- a CDS encoding CoB--CoM heterodisulfide reductase iron-sulfur subunit A family protein — protein MNKRIGVYICQCGSNISDYVDVEKVRDAVKDVDGVALAKITMFACADSTQQEMIRDIEDQNLDGLVVASCSPKLHLFTFRNVAERAGMNKYNYVQANIREQGSWAHSDKPAEATEKAIKSVKAAIARTKLSEPLISPVISSENVVLVVGAGIAGMRAALDLAKTGTRVYLVEKDHFVGGRVSQWGEIFPTDEKGREVIGDFYGEIVKNDNITLHTGCDVVSRAGSVGNFDIRLKIKPRGIVPGSGAGLSGDFEERLSKAIDICPVFVEDDFNFGLTRRKAIYRSAGRMPAVPVLDRRNCTGCGECVKICPEIDIHAEETFQDIKAGSVIVATGFDPYQPSKGEFGYGEIENVITFQQMRRLLEIECDGKEEGARCVRKGTLLYNGRKIRNIAWIFCVGSRQTGALEGDNKYCSRYCCASAIHASILTREKFDGINNIHFTRGVRTYGKLEILYEESSIAGDIYLQSFDDAPPVVAQEKGVTTVKVRDVLTEDREMEVEADLVVLVTGMVPRSDTSIAEIMKVPVGRDRFFNEVHPKLKPVETVMDGIFLAGTSQGPKNITETLNASNSAAIKAHALVSSGEIELEPTMAKIDRKLCEWCGNCLDSCPFNAIDREEYEGKTVAVVNTSTCKGCGMCLPVCPVNAIQLTGFSDSEIISMIDALSE, from the coding sequence ATGAATAAAAGGATAGGCGTATATATCTGCCAGTGCGGTTCGAATATCTCCGATTATGTCGATGTCGAGAAGGTGCGCGACGCGGTAAAGGATGTCGACGGCGTAGCTCTGGCGAAGATAACCATGTTTGCCTGTGCCGATTCAACGCAGCAGGAAATGATCCGCGATATAGAAGATCAGAACCTCGACGGGTTGGTAGTAGCGTCATGTTCACCAAAGCTGCATCTCTTCACGTTCAGGAATGTTGCCGAACGAGCGGGCATGAACAAGTATAACTATGTACAGGCCAATATCAGGGAACAAGGCTCCTGGGCCCACTCGGACAAACCGGCGGAGGCCACTGAAAAGGCGATAAAGAGCGTTAAGGCGGCAATCGCGCGGACAAAGCTCTCAGAACCTCTCATCTCGCCGGTGATCTCGTCGGAAAACGTGGTTCTTGTCGTCGGGGCGGGCATAGCGGGGATGAGAGCCGCTCTCGATCTCGCCAAGACAGGCACCAGGGTATATCTTGTGGAAAAAGACCACTTTGTCGGTGGAAGAGTATCCCAGTGGGGGGAGATCTTTCCTACCGATGAAAAAGGGCGGGAAGTAATCGGTGATTTCTACGGGGAAATAGTGAAAAACGATAATATCACGCTCCATACCGGGTGTGACGTTGTCTCCAGGGCGGGTAGCGTGGGCAATTTTGATATAAGGTTGAAGATCAAACCCCGTGGAATAGTACCGGGATCGGGCGCGGGACTGTCAGGCGATTTCGAGGAAAGGTTATCGAAGGCGATAGATATCTGTCCGGTCTTCGTCGAGGATGATTTCAATTTTGGGCTGACCAGGAGAAAAGCCATCTACAGGAGTGCCGGCCGGATGCCGGCAGTACCTGTTTTGGACAGGAGAAACTGTACCGGATGCGGCGAATGCGTGAAGATATGTCCCGAAATCGATATTCATGCTGAAGAAACATTTCAGGATATAAAAGCCGGTTCGGTGATTGTGGCGACAGGGTTCGATCCATATCAGCCTTCGAAGGGCGAATTTGGATACGGCGAAATAGAAAACGTGATCACTTTTCAACAGATGAGGCGTTTGCTGGAGATAGAATGTGATGGAAAGGAAGAAGGCGCCAGATGTGTCAGGAAAGGCACGCTGTTATACAATGGCAGGAAGATCAGGAATATCGCCTGGATCTTCTGCGTCGGCAGCCGCCAGACGGGAGCGCTTGAAGGAGACAACAAATATTGCTCGAGGTACTGTTGCGCATCTGCCATCCACGCTTCTATCCTCACCCGTGAGAAATTTGACGGAATCAATAATATTCATTTCACCAGGGGCGTCAGGACGTATGGCAAGCTAGAGATCCTGTACGAGGAATCGTCGATCGCCGGGGATATCTATCTGCAGTCGTTCGATGACGCGCCTCCCGTGGTAGCACAGGAAAAAGGCGTCACCACGGTAAAGGTCAGGGATGTACTGACCGAGGACAGGGAGATGGAAGTGGAAGCCGATCTTGTCGTCCTTGTTACCGGGATGGTGCCGCGTTCCGATACTTCCATAGCCGAGATAATGAAGGTGCCTGTCGGGAGAGACAGATTTTTTAACGAAGTACACCCGAAACTTAAACCTGTCGAAACGGTGATGGATGGTATATTCCTCGCCGGAACCTCGCAAGGCCCTAAAAATATCACTGAGACTCTTAATGCTTCCAACTCTGCAGCTATCAAGGCGCACGCGCTGGTCAGTTCCGGCGAGATCGAACTGGAACCAACGATGGCGAAGATAGACAGAAAACTCTGCGAGTGGTGCGGCAATTGTTTAGATTCCTGCCCGTTCAACGCGATCGACAGGGAAGAATACGAGGGTAAGACGGTAGCCGTGGTAAACACCTCGACCTGCAAAGGTTGCGGTATGTGCCTGCCGGTATGTCCGGTGAACGCTATCCAGCTGACAGGATTCAGCGACAGTGAAATCATTTCGATGATAGACGCGTTGTCGGAGTGA
- a CDS encoding ArsR family transcriptional regulator, producing the protein MNDKRSTVDEMKKTRKVPDGLNAGLKEMRGIRKKILTSLGSEPKTIPAIASETGLKQAEVTYHLMTMRKFNEIEVESMDDMDEYYLYRKTEG; encoded by the coding sequence ATGAACGACAAGAGATCTACCGTGGACGAGATGAAAAAAACCAGGAAGGTTCCGGACGGGCTCAACGCGGGGCTGAAAGAGATGCGCGGGATCAGAAAAAAGATCCTGACATCTCTTGGTTCGGAACCTAAGACGATCCCCGCGATAGCTTCCGAGACCGGTCTCAAGCAGGCAGAAGTCACATATCACCTGATGACGATGAGAAAATTCAACGAGATCGAGGTTGAAAGCATGGATGATATGGACGAATATTATTTGTACAGAAAGACAGAGGGATAG
- a CDS encoding 4Fe-4S dicluster domain-containing protein, with amino-acid sequence MVMIRPEFSDEIKKFGGVDFNACYNCGSCTAVCPLSENDNTFPRRLLRYTVLGMEEEIHKSSDPWLCYYCGDCSETCPRQANPGEIMMALRRYLTASYDWTGLSRRFYTSKAWGIGSLALISAMVIMLFAFFLPFTADPATLINEEGGVMINNFVSGMNGETFVRVIETGDWVMAGIISFFLISNIFNMYLKIVIRNRKKVRVPFHLYIREAWNLFFHFGTQFRFSKCEGRSYWVLHWLLMSGYTIMFTMIVLFLPWFQTEKIHPFYHPQRFFGYYATFGILLAIIVWSVNRLRKSGEIHKYSHKTDWVFLIMLFFTTLTGIMLHIFRISGYVHASYYTYVIHLAVLVPMLLVEVPFSKWSHLAYRPLAIYFTNLVNLAADRQKNGG; translated from the coding sequence ATGGTGATGATCAGGCCGGAATTCTCCGATGAGATAAAGAAGTTCGGCGGCGTCGATTTCAACGCGTGCTACAACTGTGGCAGTTGCACAGCTGTCTGCCCCTTGTCTGAAAATGACAACACATTTCCAAGACGGCTGCTCAGGTACACAGTCCTTGGAATGGAAGAAGAGATACATAAGTCTTCTGATCCCTGGCTCTGTTATTATTGCGGCGATTGCAGCGAGACCTGCCCGCGCCAGGCGAATCCCGGCGAGATAATGATGGCCTTGAGAAGATACCTTACGGCCAGTTACGACTGGACGGGATTGTCGAGAAGATTCTATACCTCAAAAGCATGGGGAATCGGTTCCCTGGCCCTGATATCCGCCATGGTGATCATGCTTTTTGCTTTTTTCCTGCCATTTACCGCTGATCCGGCCACATTGATAAATGAAGAGGGTGGAGTGATGATAAATAATTTCGTCAGCGGGATGAACGGGGAGACTTTCGTAAGGGTGATCGAGACCGGCGACTGGGTAATGGCGGGAATAATATCGTTCTTCCTGATATCGAATATTTTCAATATGTACCTGAAGATCGTGATAAGGAACAGAAAAAAGGTCCGGGTCCCCTTTCACCTGTATATCAGGGAGGCATGGAACCTCTTCTTTCATTTTGGCACGCAGTTCAGGTTCTCAAAATGCGAGGGAAGATCGTATTGGGTCCTTCACTGGTTGCTGATGTCGGGGTACACGATCATGTTCACGATGATCGTCCTCTTTCTCCCATGGTTCCAGACGGAGAAGATACACCCCTTTTATCATCCACAGCGTTTCTTTGGATATTATGCGACCTTCGGCATTTTGCTCGCTATTATCGTATGGTCTGTCAACAGGTTGCGCAAGAGCGGCGAGATACACAAGTATTCCCATAAAACCGACTGGGTCTTCCTTATAATGCTTTTCTTCACGACCCTGACAGGGATCATGCTGCACATCTTCAGGATAAGCGGTTATGTACACGCTTCTTATTACACTTACGTCATCCACCTGGCGGTTCTTGTGCCGATGCTTCTTGTCGAAGTCCCATTTTCAAAATGGTCGCATCTGGCTTACCGTCCACTTGCCATTTATTTTACCAACCTCGTAAACCTTGCTGCCGATCGTCAAAAAAACGGCGGGTGA
- a CDS encoding O-acetylhomoserine aminocarboxypropyltransferase/cysteine synthase: MKEGCKLWSYSREEWLEYGKKLMEERSEKIRIAKTKKFDTVATHGLYDPDTSHTYNSASIIEPIYMSTAQAYYNSAEMEAALAYEIPTWCYTRIANPSNYFLEETIALLETYGTDLEASCCAISSGMAAIRTATEPFLEKDDSLPPANFVASAKVYGGTFQQFALRRGVEQGIDVRWIRDPFDLEEWKSNVDEGTRFLYGEFPSNPQVAIFDIAEVAKIAHANGVPLIVDATCASPALTRPLEHGADIVVQSATKVICSSGFGIAGTLTSKKNIVSKVGCDEMKADFATWTKLWPYRDNGPALSPMNAIMALSDLRYLRMRMAHMSRSALKVAKYLEAHPKVDAAHYPGLISYPAHKVAKKYMKLADTDENMYGFMLAFEIAEKTPDGSANARRFYDALEMIWRATDLGRVKTVATLNAISTHQQQGEEGRALASIKPSTCRLALGIEDVDDVISDLDQALAKI, from the coding sequence ATGAAAGAGGGATGCAAACTCTGGTCTTATTCCAGAGAAGAGTGGCTCGAATACGGCAAAAAACTGATGGAAGAAAGATCGGAGAAGATCAGGATCGCCAAGACGAAGAAATTCGATACTGTCGCGACTCATGGATTGTATGACCCGGACACGTCTCATACATATAACAGCGCGTCGATCATAGAACCGATCTACATGAGCACGGCGCAGGCATATTATAACAGTGCCGAGATGGAAGCCGCTCTGGCCTATGAGATCCCTACCTGGTGCTATACGAGGATAGCGAATCCGTCGAATTATTTTCTAGAGGAAACGATAGCCCTGCTCGAGACGTACGGGACCGATCTGGAAGCGAGCTGCTGCGCGATTTCCTCAGGGATGGCGGCGATACGTACGGCGACGGAACCATTTCTCGAAAAAGACGACTCTCTCCCTCCCGCGAACTTCGTCGCGTCGGCCAAGGTTTACGGAGGGACCTTTCAGCAGTTTGCTCTTCGAAGGGGAGTCGAACAGGGTATCGACGTAAGATGGATCCGTGATCCATTCGATCTTGAGGAGTGGAAATCGAACGTCGACGAGGGGACGAGATTCCTTTACGGCGAGTTCCCCTCCAATCCTCAGGTCGCCATATTCGATATAGCCGAAGTCGCGAAGATCGCCCACGCGAACGGCGTGCCACTTATAGTCGACGCGACATGCGCTTCGCCCGCTCTGACCCGTCCTCTCGAGCATGGTGCCGACATTGTGGTCCAGTCTGCTACGAAGGTCATATGCAGCAGCGGGTTCGGGATAGCGGGGACGCTTACCTCAAAGAAGAATATAGTCAGCAAGGTCGGTTGTGATGAGATGAAGGCAGATTTCGCGACATGGACAAAACTTTGGCCGTACAGGGATAATGGGCCGGCGCTGAGTCCGATGAACGCGATAATGGCTTTAAGCGACCTGAGGTATCTCCGTATGCGGATGGCCCATATGAGCCGAAGCGCCTTGAAGGTCGCCAAATATCTCGAAGCGCATCCAAAGGTCGACGCTGCTCACTATCCCGGGTTGATCAGTTATCCGGCGCATAAAGTGGCAAAGAAATATATGAAACTTGCCGACACGGATGAGAATATGTACGGATTCATGCTCGCATTCGAGATAGCCGAGAAGACTCCGGACGGTTCCGCGAACGCCAGGAGATTCTATGACGCGCTTGAAATGATCTGGCGTGCTACTGATCTCGGGCGGGTCAAGACTGTCGCCACGCTGAACGCGATCTCTACGCACCAGCAGCAGGGTGAGGAAGGAAGGGCTCTTGCCTCGATCAAGCCCTCGACCTGTCGTCTGGCGCTCGGTATCGAGGACGTCGATGATGTTATCTCCGATCTTGATCAGGCCCTTGCCAAGATCTAG
- a CDS encoding efflux RND transporter periplasmic adaptor subunit, which yields MALSRKKSIIWLAIIAVIVVAVIIIAAGRNGEKMTSVQVTETGRENMVETVTATGKIEPRTQVKISADVAAKITYLGVMEGDWVEKGDLLVRLDQERYVAALEQTEANLRSVKANANLAKENLAKAQVDFKRIESLVSQNLESQAVYDQAWSSVQIEKARYQSALELVDQAQAAVKQTEDNLSKTTIYAPMAGTISTLNKEVGEIALGSQFQEDVIMIVSNLAIMEALVDVDENDIVNVALGDSANIEIDAFPGRIFHGIVREIASSARINAAGTTEQKTEFEVKLTITDSVDQLRPGMTASADIIVETRDDALCVPIQCVTVRTPDQLKEKGNNDKEAADSTLAVKYTPDRDGFVSVVFIIEEGTARAVQVETGIQSETHIEILAGISEGDKVVTGSYRAISQTLGNGMAVKVEEETGGERE from the coding sequence ATGGCTCTGTCGAGAAAGAAAAGCATTATCTGGCTGGCGATTATCGCTGTCATAGTAGTAGCTGTCATTATAATCGCCGCTGGGAGAAACGGCGAAAAGATGACATCGGTCCAGGTGACTGAGACTGGAAGAGAGAATATGGTCGAGACTGTGACGGCGACGGGGAAGATAGAACCAAGGACCCAGGTGAAGATCAGCGCTGATGTCGCGGCGAAGATAACATATCTCGGAGTGATGGAAGGTGACTGGGTCGAGAAGGGAGACCTCCTTGTCAGGCTCGACCAGGAAAGGTATGTAGCAGCTCTCGAACAGACTGAAGCGAACCTGCGTTCGGTGAAGGCGAACGCCAACCTCGCGAAAGAAAACCTGGCCAAAGCGCAGGTCGATTTCAAGCGGATAGAAAGCCTTGTAAGCCAGAATCTCGAGTCTCAGGCGGTCTATGACCAGGCATGGTCAAGTGTACAGATCGAGAAAGCGAGGTATCAATCCGCTCTCGAACTTGTAGACCAGGCTCAGGCAGCTGTAAAACAGACTGAAGACAATCTTTCCAAGACGACTATATACGCCCCTATGGCCGGGACAATAAGTACGTTGAACAAGGAAGTCGGGGAAATAGCCCTCGGATCGCAGTTTCAGGAAGATGTAATCATGATCGTCTCCAACCTTGCGATCATGGAGGCTCTCGTCGATGTAGATGAGAACGATATCGTTAACGTGGCTCTTGGAGATAGCGCGAATATTGAAATAGACGCTTTTCCCGGCAGGATCTTTCATGGAATCGTCAGGGAGATAGCGAGCAGCGCCAGGATAAATGCCGCGGGGACGACTGAACAGAAGACGGAATTCGAAGTAAAACTGACAATAACTGATTCGGTCGATCAGCTGAGGCCCGGCATGACGGCAAGCGCCGATATAATTGTCGAGACGCGTGATGACGCTCTATGCGTACCGATCCAGTGCGTCACTGTCAGGACTCCGGACCAGCTTAAGGAAAAAGGCAATAATGACAAGGAAGCGGCAGACAGCACTCTTGCCGTGAAATATACGCCGGACAGGGATGGATTCGTCTCTGTCGTCTTTATCATAGAAGAGGGGACAGCCAGGGCGGTGCAGGTTGAAACGGGTATCCAGAGCGAGACTCATATCGAGATCCTTGCGGGGATATCTGAGGGGGACAAGGTAGTCACTGGAAGTTACAGGGCGATAAGCCAGACGCTTGGAAACGGGATGGCAGTCAAGGTAGAGGAAGAGACCGGCGGCGAACGGGAATAA
- a CDS encoding ABC transporter permease, producing the protein MKIFRFILAESLGVAVRALMANKSRAILTTLGVVIGILAVATTMTVSNGLGNNFRESIAAVGSDVLYVSRMPWIITGDFFRYRNRPRITYKESELLARRLTGSKAVNPSTGTARNVKFRSNVLEDVTIIGTTDKQMLVASGVPEFGRFFSATDVHNKKSVCVIGREIREHLFGEADPLHKDIKIGRHSFSVIGVMEKQGSGGFFGGPNFDRQIFVPITSFAKAYGNRNRGFTIAVKASSQEGIEEFRYELTGEMRKVRKLGPTDEDDFSINSMDSLMNAYNNVMGVVILIGFIITSFSLFVGGIGVMNIMLVSVTERTREIGIRKALGARRKIILTEFLFESCFICLIGGGIGLLLSYVVAALIDSLVMPASVSLPVIMAAIAISFIVGIVSGIMPAMRASKLNPIDALQYE; encoded by the coding sequence ATGAAGATCTTCCGTTTTATACTTGCCGAATCGTTAGGTGTCGCTGTCAGGGCTTTAATGGCCAATAAAAGCAGGGCGATCCTTACTACTCTCGGAGTCGTAATAGGTATCCTCGCCGTGGCTACGACTATGACGGTATCTAACGGGCTTGGTAACAACTTCAGAGAATCGATTGCTGCAGTAGGTTCTGACGTATTATATGTCTCGAGGATGCCATGGATAATAACGGGAGATTTTTTCAGATATCGCAACAGGCCCCGGATCACATATAAAGAGAGCGAACTGCTCGCCCGCAGGTTGACCGGATCGAAAGCTGTAAATCCATCGACCGGAACGGCCAGGAACGTCAAATTCAGATCGAACGTACTGGAAGACGTTACGATTATCGGCACGACAGACAAGCAGATGCTTGTCGCGAGCGGTGTGCCGGAATTCGGCCGGTTCTTCAGCGCCACCGATGTTCATAACAAAAAATCCGTATGCGTGATAGGGCGGGAGATCCGCGAACACCTCTTCGGGGAGGCCGATCCGCTTCACAAGGATATCAAGATCGGAAGGCACAGTTTTTCCGTTATCGGAGTTATGGAAAAGCAGGGATCCGGAGGATTTTTCGGCGGCCCCAATTTCGACAGACAGATATTCGTTCCTATCACAAGCTTCGCGAAAGCATATGGAAACAGGAACCGCGGATTCACTATAGCTGTCAAGGCTTCAAGCCAGGAGGGGATCGAGGAGTTCAGATATGAACTTACGGGAGAGATGAGAAAGGTCCGCAAGCTCGGGCCGACAGACGAAGATGATTTTTCAATCAACAGCATGGACAGCCTGATGAACGCCTATAACAATGTGATGGGCGTCGTTATCCTTATAGGTTTCATAATAACAAGTTTTTCCCTCTTCGTCGGCGGGATAGGGGTGATGAATATCATGCTTGTCTCTGTGACGGAAAGAACGCGGGAAATCGGGATAAGGAAAGCGCTCGGAGCGCGTAGGAAGATAATCCTTACAGAGTTTCTGTTCGAATCATGTTTTATCTGCCTGATAGGTGGGGGGATAGGCCTGCTTTTGTCCTACGTTGTCGCCGCTCTGATTGACAGCCTCGTCATGCCGGCGTCAGTTTCTCTTCCTGTCATAATGGCCGCGATAGCGATCTCGTTCATAGTGGGAATCGTGTCGGGAATCATGCCGGCGATGAGAGCGTCGAAGCTTAATCCGATCGACGCGCTGCAGTACGAATAA